One Edaphobacter bradus DNA window includes the following coding sequences:
- a CDS encoding lytic transglycosylase domain-containing protein, translating into MMHFAVRRGLAVVGVLAAMGLPARAAEHVTLKNGFEMDCSRREVVGDRVRLYLADSSQGSEAGYLEVASDAVVRVETVPDALLVAAPASKTAVAAPVAALTKAEMHEMLGLAGDAHNIDEDLLASVVRAESGGQVRAVSRAGARGLMQLMPGTAGEMGVKDAFRPEENIAGGTAYLDELLTRYHDNVALALAAYNAGSAAVDRYHGVPPYRETRAYVARVIREFNRRKQAARGTVIAQAK; encoded by the coding sequence TGCACTTTGCAGTTCGGCGAGGATTGGCAGTAGTGGGCGTGCTGGCGGCGATGGGTTTGCCGGCGCGCGCGGCCGAACATGTGACTCTAAAGAACGGGTTTGAGATGGACTGCTCGCGGCGTGAGGTAGTGGGGGACCGCGTGCGGCTTTATCTGGCGGATTCGTCCCAGGGGAGCGAGGCGGGTTATCTGGAAGTGGCTTCGGACGCGGTGGTGCGGGTGGAGACGGTTCCCGATGCTCTACTGGTCGCAGCTCCTGCGTCTAAGACGGCTGTTGCTGCTCCTGTCGCTGCGCTTACGAAGGCCGAGATGCACGAGATGCTGGGGCTCGCGGGTGACGCACACAACATCGACGAAGACTTGCTGGCCAGCGTTGTGCGGGCGGAGAGCGGCGGGCAGGTGCGTGCGGTTTCGCGTGCCGGGGCCCGGGGGCTGATGCAGTTGATGCCGGGAACTGCGGGTGAGATGGGAGTGAAGGACGCCTTTCGCCCGGAGGAGAATATTGCGGGCGGAACGGCGTATCTGGATGAGCTGCTGACGCGGTATCACGACAATGTCGCCCTGGCGCTGGCGGCGTATAACGCGGGGTCGGCAGCGGTGGACCGGTATCATGGCGTGCCTCCGTACCGCGAGACGCGAGCGTATGTGGCGCGGGTGATTCGCGAGTTCAACCGGCGGAAACAGGCAGCGCGCGGGACCGTGATCGCACAGGCGAAGTGA